A window from Flavobacterium sp. 83 encodes these proteins:
- a CDS encoding (deoxy)nucleoside triphosphate pyrophosphohydrolase: MKKVEVVAAVIFFENKILCVQRPKNKLSYISEKFEFPGGKIEQGETKQDALKRELLEELNIVTDIKSLFLTVIHQYPDFELTMHSFICEAKSKELILNEHIALEWLNPKQLKTLDWAAADIPIVNKLIMNG; this comes from the coding sequence ATGAAAAAAGTTGAAGTAGTAGCTGCAGTAATCTTTTTTGAAAATAAAATTCTATGTGTGCAAAGGCCTAAAAATAAGTTGTCTTATATATCAGAGAAATTTGAATTTCCTGGAGGAAAAATTGAGCAAGGCGAAACAAAACAAGATGCTTTAAAACGTGAATTACTGGAAGAACTTAATATTGTAACAGATATAAAATCTTTATTTCTTACCGTTATTCATCAATACCCAGATTTTGAATTGACTATGCATAGTTTTATTTGTGAGGCTAAATCAAAAGAACTTATCCTTAATGAACATATAGCTCTAGAATGGTTAAATCCAAAACAACTTAAAACCCTTGATTGGGCAGCAGCAGATATTCCGATTGTAAATAAATTGATAATGAATGGATAA
- a CDS encoding Fic family protein, protein MQNFKSGKYINQGYYKSFQPEFINKEWLLGDMELLNLLSKADRHLGRLDMYSNHIPDIDLFISMHILKEATQSSRIEGTQTNMEEALLDKEDISSEKRDDWDEVQNYISAMHTAIAMLKEIPFSGRLIKETHKVLLQGVRGENKLPGEFRTSQNRIGGASINDAVFIPPIHSSIGNLMSDVEKFTHNEGLLPDLIKIGIIHYQFETIHPFLDGNGRVGRLLITLYLVDKEILKQPILYLSDFFERNKTLYYDNLMRARTHNDLKQWLKFFLVGVIETAKKGVETFDEILKLKTNSELNIQTLGSRANNAQKILHYLLKKPIIDVNKVIDITSVSQRTAYSLIADMEELEILEEVTGGKRGKIYVFKKYMNLFK, encoded by the coding sequence ATGCAAAATTTCAAGTCAGGAAAATACATTAACCAAGGCTATTATAAAAGCTTTCAACCTGAATTCATCAATAAAGAATGGTTGTTAGGTGATATGGAACTATTGAATTTGCTCTCAAAGGCAGATAGGCACTTGGGGAGATTGGACATGTATAGTAATCACATTCCTGATATTGATTTGTTTATTAGCATGCACATTCTAAAAGAAGCTACACAAAGTAGTAGAATTGAAGGCACACAAACTAATATGGAAGAAGCTCTTTTAGACAAAGAAGACATAAGTTCTGAAAAACGGGATGATTGGGATGAGGTTCAAAATTACATTTCGGCAATGCACACCGCTATAGCAATGCTTAAAGAAATTCCGTTTTCAGGGCGTTTGATAAAAGAAACCCATAAGGTGCTTTTACAAGGGGTGAGAGGCGAAAACAAATTGCCAGGTGAATTTAGAACCAGCCAAAACCGGATAGGTGGCGCTTCTATAAATGATGCCGTATTTATTCCACCAATTCATTCAAGTATTGGTAATTTGATGAGTGATGTTGAGAAATTTACGCATAATGAAGGATTATTACCTGATTTGATAAAAATAGGAATTATTCACTACCAGTTCGAAACGATTCACCCTTTTTTAGATGGTAACGGTAGGGTAGGTCGATTATTAATCACACTCTATTTGGTAGACAAAGAAATACTAAAGCAACCCATATTGTACTTATCTGATTTTTTTGAACGCAATAAAACCCTTTATTATGATAATTTAATGAGAGCAAGAACTCATAATGATTTAAAACAATGGTTGAAATTCTTTTTAGTGGGTGTGATTGAAACTGCTAAAAAAGGTGTGGAAACTTTTGATGAAATTTTGAAATTAAAAACTAATTCAGAATTAAACATACAAACATTAGGTTCAAGAGCCAATAACGCACAAAAAATACTGCATTACTTATTAAAAAAACCAATTATAGATGTCAATAAAGTGATTGACATCACAAGCGTTTCTCAACGTACCGCTTATAGTTTAATAGCAGATATGGAAGAATTAGAAATTCTAGAAGAAGTAACTGGAGGGAAAAGAGGTAAGATTTATGTTTTTAAAAAATACATGAATTTATTCAAATAA